In the genome of Shewanella glacialimarina, one region contains:
- a CDS encoding DUF2937 family protein, translating into MIKYLMDYLRIILFVCGVLIGIQVPGFVDQYGQRLEAHQLEAKLSLAEFQRDADRFFGGDFNKLISHYRQNNDPVVNAGGESIESIYQRYVLLTEALTQFRQHSYSPYQQLILAPQQDIQVEVWKNYSHVILLKPEAIAIGMLLGLLFAVLCESILSILYLGCRKVFVSN; encoded by the coding sequence ATGATTAAATATTTAATGGACTACCTGCGCATTATTTTATTTGTGTGTGGGGTATTAATTGGTATTCAGGTTCCCGGTTTTGTTGATCAATATGGGCAACGTCTTGAGGCGCATCAATTAGAAGCTAAATTGAGTTTGGCTGAGTTTCAGCGCGATGCAGATCGCTTTTTTGGTGGCGATTTTAATAAACTGATTAGCCACTACCGGCAAAACAATGATCCGGTTGTTAATGCTGGTGGTGAAAGTATTGAGTCTATTTATCAACGTTATGTGTTGTTAACTGAGGCGCTTACTCAGTTCCGCCAACACAGTTACAGCCCCTATCAACAGCTTATTCTAGCACCACAACAGGACATTCAAGTTGAGGTATGGAAAAACTATTCACATGTGATTTTATTAAAACCTGAGGCGATTGCTATAGGCATGTTGCTAGGGCTGTTGTTTGCTGTGCTATGTGAATCTATATTATCGATTTTGTACTTGGGTTGCCGTAAGGTGTTTGTGTCAAATTGA
- a CDS encoding HutD/Ves family protein, with protein sequence MLFKFSQCQATPWKNGLGSTFQRYIWPLDADLDNFDVRISMARVQTNGPFSIFKGIDRHLSLLEGNGLRLTFTDNSATNKPSASRPAIDLSQTSRPYAFKGEWSINSELIGSLVLDFNVMVRRGKYQAVVTQCQLLTGHFPALQGDLMVLFLADAEYQDETSKHYSIAQYDLLAVSSDIIRQWSFNQMTPVIIIQLLNCAN encoded by the coding sequence ATGCTATTCAAATTCAGTCAATGCCAGGCAACACCGTGGAAAAATGGCTTAGGCAGTACATTTCAGCGCTATATTTGGCCCCTAGATGCTGATCTAGATAACTTTGATGTACGGATCAGCATGGCAAGAGTACAAACCAATGGACCTTTTTCAATATTTAAGGGTATCGATCGTCACTTATCACTACTTGAAGGTAACGGGTTAAGGCTAACTTTTACTGATAACTCTGCGACTAACAAGCCTTCAGCTAGCCGTCCTGCAATAGACTTAAGCCAAACAAGTAGGCCTTATGCTTTTAAAGGCGAATGGTCTATTAACAGTGAACTTATTGGTTCACTGGTGTTAGATTTTAACGTCATGGTTCGTAGAGGGAAATACCAAGCCGTGGTTACCCAATGTCAATTACTCACAGGTCATTTCCCCGCGCTTCAAGGGGACTTAATGGTGTTATTTTTAGCCGATGCTGAGTACCAAGATGAAACATCTAAGCACTACTCAATCGCCCAATATGATTTGTTAGCCGTTTCAAGCGATATCATTCGTCAATGGTCTTTTAACCAGATGACTCCCGTTATCATTATCCAACTACTTAACTGTGCCAATTAG
- a CDS encoding TetR/AcrR family transcriptional regulator, whose amino-acid sequence MPKKIDEVKLFETVIHDWMTHGYVGTTTKAIAKIAGINEATLFRRYGSKAGLFARAVDHQLADTPLANIKMTGVLLADLSSLATAYVATFEAHGDVVFRTLQESPRHPEVKEAMTNLLSNIQKMIQLVGFHQQQGHLKDEHPMLTLTSFIGPIATYLMFKQSGLRDDIPAFNVEAHLRLFLEGRGV is encoded by the coding sequence ATGCCAAAAAAAATTGATGAAGTAAAACTATTTGAAACCGTAATCCATGACTGGATGACCCATGGTTACGTGGGTACAACAACAAAAGCAATTGCCAAGATAGCAGGTATAAACGAGGCCACACTATTTCGCCGTTACGGTAGTAAAGCGGGACTATTCGCAAGAGCTGTCGATCATCAGTTAGCTGACACACCTTTGGCTAACATTAAAATGACCGGAGTACTACTCGCTGATCTATCCTCGCTAGCGACGGCTTATGTTGCAACTTTTGAGGCCCATGGAGATGTGGTTTTTCGTACCTTGCAGGAAAGCCCCCGCCACCCAGAAGTCAAAGAGGCGATGACCAATTTACTCAGTAATATTCAAAAAATGATCCAACTCGTCGGTTTTCATCAGCAACAAGGCCACCTAAAAGATGAACACCCAATGCTGACACTGACATCATTCATTGGCCCTATCGCGACTTATCTGATGTTTAAACAATCTGGACTAAGAGATGATATTCCAGCATTTAATGTTGAGGCTCATTTAAGATTATTTCTTGAAGGCAGAGGAGTTTAA
- a CDS encoding nitroreductase family protein has product MTAVTRPRKSDIIYKSLGANEQAIIDKVAIPWLRRLLIHAVAQKMKLQFTGWLQYLMLVPATLGLFIFVGLLYLLGLNTLANVLLVLPLLLLTIIVFDVITSRFHIRFPEALPKPRTEDVFTLIKQRRSCRSYQIRKLTSEHAQGLAQSVSTHLNAPRLGNVPIRLEWVEAPITVWPVVNARHFLVAIAPAEYDRSAILDIGRSLQKIVIDATKMGLGTCWIGPGADHVSVKSHLGDRFNADKDAIICLCAVGYPSGYIPLFIRIFNAQFHKRLPLSALFFADTEMSQPLDMKIQPWSDFAACFESCQWAPSSYNGQTTRCVAKQMPEGFQVDFYAVTSSRYYAAVAIGIWCGNWEMGIDALEMKGHFIQQTELNGKSDHGHEKLPHYDISWVSDIS; this is encoded by the coding sequence ATGACAGCAGTAACCAGACCTAGAAAATCAGACATTATTTATAAAAGTCTTGGTGCCAATGAGCAGGCGATCATCGACAAAGTCGCTATTCCTTGGTTACGCAGGCTGCTTATTCACGCGGTTGCGCAAAAGATGAAACTGCAATTTACCGGTTGGTTACAGTATTTGATGCTAGTGCCTGCAACGCTGGGGCTATTTATATTTGTTGGGTTATTATATTTATTGGGTTTGAATACCCTTGCCAATGTGCTGTTGGTGTTACCGCTGTTGTTGTTAACCATTATTGTGTTTGATGTGATTACATCTCGATTTCACATTCGTTTTCCTGAAGCACTACCAAAGCCAAGAACTGAGGATGTGTTTACCTTAATAAAACAGCGACGTTCATGTCGCTCTTACCAGATTCGCAAGTTAACCTCTGAGCATGCTCAGGGGTTGGCACAGTCGGTTAGCACGCATTTGAATGCACCCAGATTAGGTAATGTGCCTATTCGTTTAGAATGGGTTGAAGCACCTATCACCGTGTGGCCAGTTGTGAATGCTCGTCACTTTTTAGTGGCTATTGCGCCAGCAGAATACGATAGAAGTGCGATTTTAGATATTGGCCGAAGCTTGCAAAAAATCGTTATTGATGCGACTAAAATGGGACTGGGTACTTGTTGGATTGGTCCTGGGGCCGATCATGTCAGTGTCAAATCGCATCTTGGAGATCGTTTTAATGCAGATAAGGATGCCATTATTTGCCTGTGTGCGGTGGGTTACCCAAGCGGGTATATTCCTTTATTTATTCGCATATTCAACGCTCAGTTTCATAAGCGTTTACCTTTGTCAGCGTTATTTTTTGCCGATACAGAAATGTCACAACCGCTTGATATGAAAATACAACCTTGGTCTGACTTTGCTGCTTGTTTTGAAAGCTGCCAATGGGCACCATCCTCTTATAATGGCCAAACCACTCGATGTGTAGCAAAGCAGATGCCTGAGGGTTTTCAGGTTGATTTTTATGCCGTGACTTCATCGCGCTATTACGCCGCCGTAGCCATTGGTATTTGGTGCGGCAATTGGGAGATGGGTATCGATGCCTTAGAAATGAAAGGTCACTTTATTCAGCAAACAGAGCTAAACGGCAAAAGTGATCACGGCCATGAAAAACTGCCACACTATGATATTAGTTGGGTTAGCGATATTAGTTAG
- a CDS encoding EAL domain-containing protein has translation MLTSLFESRRFQRLASLNQTVLILSMREGFIALIPFFVISSLAFMLIGLQSLLPGFAGKIAVFSALDTSHSLIMAISPLAIVISLSYHLSKNLRVNTIVGSILACLCFITHSNYLIKSDSGYMLSSVWPNFYSIVIPLLVPYLVRFFLGFNGLKLVRASVASSFLMKHLNLILPFFLVYLTLYLVLPIMDLLIGDLTANLVTFVTGLSLEVQGFIRMLIIHSLWFIGVHGDNTYLSLFSNVLMSESFVAGLSLNSFYNNFVIVGGSGCLLSLVIATLWRGRSLQELTLMKVSLPFNMFNFCELIVYALPIVFNPVYLIPFILAPAVNFIISYWVLGLGFIEFTSQEISWMTPVFLNSWLISGDIKAVLYQACLIVLNVFIYLPFVLFSSRFANNANLIEKLSHKLKFTDIHQLDAEARYSSEQRDSIIHITELNQVLHQIDNGKLILYYQPKVDINQRKVIGFEALLRLENNLGEISGPWFMDILERNNLVSMIDFWVVNRIKHDLKKLAENSIRPFVSINLHPLSLLEASIIQGLDELNRLYPQQIQLEVLESGFKDDSPQAWANLAQLQRKGFSVAIDDFGRGFSNLSRLIKLSPNDIKLDRSMLLATDSADGLLLYKHMAALCSELGYQLVAEGVETEAELAIVRQAGVYCVQGWFFAKAMPINEAMAYQFPPE, from the coding sequence TTGTTAACATCTCTTTTCGAATCTCGCAGATTTCAACGTTTAGCAAGCTTGAATCAAACCGTGCTTATCCTGTCTATGCGCGAAGGCTTTATTGCACTTATTCCTTTTTTTGTAATTTCTTCGTTAGCTTTTATGCTGATCGGATTACAGTCTTTGTTGCCCGGTTTTGCGGGTAAAATAGCTGTTTTTTCTGCTTTGGACACAAGTCACAGCTTAATTATGGCCATCTCACCTTTAGCAATTGTGATTTCGCTAAGTTACCACCTTTCTAAAAATTTAAGAGTTAACACTATAGTGGGCAGTATTTTGGCTTGCTTGTGTTTTATTACTCACAGTAATTATCTGATTAAAAGTGACTCTGGCTATATGCTAAGCTCTGTTTGGCCTAACTTTTACTCCATAGTTATTCCACTGTTGGTGCCCTATTTAGTGCGTTTTTTTCTTGGTTTTAATGGGTTGAAGCTGGTTAGAGCATCAGTGGCAAGCTCATTTTTAATGAAGCACTTAAATCTTATTCTGCCTTTCTTTTTAGTGTACCTCACGCTGTACTTAGTTTTACCGATTATGGATTTGTTGATTGGTGATTTGACTGCTAACTTGGTGACCTTTGTGACTGGATTGTCATTAGAGGTGCAAGGCTTTATCCGGATGTTAATCATACATAGCCTTTGGTTTATCGGGGTGCATGGTGATAACACTTACTTAAGTCTTTTTTCAAATGTGCTGATGTCAGAATCTTTTGTTGCGGGCTTATCTTTAAACAGTTTTTACAACAACTTTGTTATTGTGGGGGGCTCAGGCTGTTTATTGTCTTTGGTGATTGCAACCTTGTGGCGTGGTCGTTCGTTACAAGAGTTAACGCTGATGAAAGTGTCTTTGCCTTTTAACATGTTTAACTTCTGTGAGCTAATAGTGTACGCATTGCCGATTGTGTTTAATCCGGTTTACTTAATTCCCTTTATTTTGGCGCCAGCGGTTAATTTTATTATTTCATATTGGGTACTTGGTTTAGGTTTCATTGAATTTACCTCTCAAGAAATATCTTGGATGACCCCGGTGTTTTTGAACAGCTGGTTAATCAGTGGTGACATTAAGGCTGTGCTATATCAGGCCTGTTTAATTGTGTTGAATGTGTTTATTTATCTGCCATTTGTGTTGTTTTCCAGCAGATTTGCCAATAATGCCAACTTAATAGAAAAGCTCAGTCATAAATTAAAATTTACTGATATCCATCAATTAGATGCAGAAGCTCGATACAGCTCTGAGCAGCGAGATTCAATTATTCATATTACAGAATTGAATCAAGTATTACACCAGATTGACAATGGTAAGTTGATTTTATATTACCAACCTAAAGTGGATATAAATCAGCGTAAGGTAATCGGCTTTGAGGCGCTGCTGAGACTGGAAAATAACCTGGGTGAAATTTCTGGCCCCTGGTTTATGGATATTCTTGAACGCAATAATTTAGTGTCGATGATCGATTTCTGGGTGGTCAATAGAATTAAACATGACCTCAAAAAGCTGGCAGAAAATAGTATTAGGCCTTTTGTGTCGATTAATCTTCACCCTTTGTCGTTATTAGAAGCCTCAATTATACAGGGATTAGATGAACTCAATCGTTTGTATCCACAACAGATACAGTTAGAGGTGTTAGAGTCTGGTTTTAAAGATGACAGTCCTCAGGCTTGGGCGAATTTAGCGCAATTACAGCGCAAAGGTTTTAGTGTTGCCATTGATGACTTTGGCCGAGGGTTTTCTAACTTATCACGTTTAATTAAGTTATCCCCCAATGATATAAAACTTGATCGCTCGATGTTATTGGCGACAGATTCAGCCGACGGGTTACTGTTATATAAGCATATGGCGGCTTTATGTTCCGAATTAGGTTATCAATTAGTTGCTGAGGGCGTTGAAACCGAGGCTGAATTAGCGATTGTACGACAAGCGGGAGTGTATTGTGTACAAGGTTGGTTTTTTGCTAAAGCTATGCCAATAAATGAAGCTATGGCGTATCAATTTCCGCCAGAGTGA